The Fusobacterium necrophorum subsp. necrophorum genome has a window encoding:
- a CDS encoding HAD-IB family hydrolase — MKQIAAFFDIDGTIYRNSLMIEHFKKLIKYELLDVESYQEHVEEAFKLWDTRVGDYDEYLDKLVEAYVKAMEGLPVSYNDFISDQVVYLKGNRVYSYTRDQIKWHKEQGHKVIFISGSPDFLVSRMAEKWGADDFRASVYKLDEQGKQYSGEIIPMWDSKHKMKALEEFQKEYNIDLSKSYAYGDTNGDFSMLMSVGFPRAINPSRELVFKIKETPYLQEKAKIIIERKDVVYELDANIKIKI, encoded by the coding sequence ATGAAACAGATTGCAGCATTTTTTGATATTGACGGAACAATTTATCGAAATTCCTTAATGATAGAACATTTTAAAAAATTGATAAAATATGAACTTTTAGATGTGGAAAGTTATCAGGAGCATGTAGAGGAAGCCTTTAAATTGTGGGATACCCGTGTGGGAGATTACGATGAATATTTGGATAAATTGGTTGAGGCTTATGTAAAGGCTATGGAGGGCTTACCGGTTTCCTACAATGATTTTATTTCGGATCAAGTGGTATATTTGAAGGGAAATCGAGTGTACAGCTACACCAGAGATCAAATTAAATGGCACAAAGAACAGGGACATAAGGTAATTTTTATTTCAGGAAGTCCGGATTTTTTGGTTTCCAGAATGGCTGAAAAGTGGGGAGCGGACGATTTTCGAGCTTCTGTTTATAAATTGGATGAGCAGGGAAAACAATATTCAGGAGAAATTATTCCCATGTGGGATTCTAAACATAAAATGAAGGCTTTAGAAGAGTTTCAGAAAGAATACAATATTGATTTAAGTAAAAGTTATGCTTATGGAGATACCAATGGAGATTTTTCCATGCTGATGAGTGTCGGATTTCCGAGAGCAATCAATCCAAGTAGGGAACTTGTTTTTAAAATAAAGGAAACCCCGTATCTACAAGAAAAAGCTAAGATTATTATTGAAAGAAAAGATGTGGTATATGAATTAGATGCAAATATTAAAATAAAAATATAA